One Gadus morhua chromosome 23, gadMor3.0, whole genome shotgun sequence DNA segment encodes these proteins:
- the plcd1a gene encoding 1-phosphatidylinositol 4,5-bisphosphate phosphodiesterase delta-1a isoform X1 — MRVLPCCARLTSHSWHTCSPDDNSIERSRVPCIGGVTQVNLRSVWNHSELFILITPDFASSVRGVWRRERRSAHGDPEGPNDTMDTPGSTHGLEGDGDLKFLLTGGTLVKVRSTSWQKSRYYKLQEDCKTMWHESRRTFKPKQTFSVEDIESLRHGRLSEGLQKYTHPSAEDRCFSILFKDHHKHLDLMAASAEDARRWVSGLEKLVSNMRSLSRQTKSEHWIFNCMRKADKNEDNKMTLKELKHFLRQINVEVDDTYAEELFKKCDKSKSGSLEGPEIKHYYDLLTHREEIDVMFKKYANSEGHMSARDLLTFLLTEQREQVGLGHAVTLINKYEMDETAKQTQHMTKDGFLMYMHHEDGAVLNPAHSAVHQDMGQPLNHYYISSSHNTYLTADQLKGPSSTEAYIRALMKGCRCVELDCWDGSSGEPVIYHGYTLTSKVLFRDVIKAIKDYAFKTSEYPVILSLENHCTVPQQKLMAHHMASILGEALVTTPVSSTMPTRFPSPEELKGKFLIKGKRLNKLNAVFSNNNSAEVDSVSEEDEAGDSKENGDKAKPKKAKIQLAKELSDMVLYCRSVHFGGFEHAKDSQAFYEMSSLKESKAFSLADTSGPAFLHHNMDKLTRIYPAGSRTDSSNYNPVPMWNTGCQIVALNFQTTGKEMDLNQGRFLANGGCGYALKPEFQRDPSSQMNPSSLSKGPWLQKKMFHVMVISAQQLPKVNKEKHKSIVDPLVRVEVCGVDADNASKETNHIENNGFNPMWNESFRFLVHVPELAMVRFLVEDYDSTSQNDLVGQYCLPLTSVQNGYRHVPLLTKRGDVISSAGLFVHLMLLDTK, encoded by the exons ATGCGGGTGTTGCCATGTTGCGCACGTCTCACGTCTCACAGTTGGCACACTTGCAGTCCTGACGACAACAGCATCGAGCGCTCCCGGGTCCCGTGCATTGGTGGTGTCACACAGGTGAATCTCCGCTCTGTTTGGAACCATTCTGAGCTCTTCATCTTGATAACGCCGGACTTCGCCTCCTCAGTACGAGGCGTCTGGAGACGCGAGCGGCGATCGGCGCACGGAGACCCCGAGGGACCCAACGACACGATGGATACACCCGGCAGCACGCATG GcctggagggagacggggaccTGAAGTTCCTTCTGACAGGTGGGACCCTGGTTAAGGTCCGCTCCACGTCCTGGCAAAAGAGCCGCTACTACAAGCTCCAGGAGGACTGCAAGACCATGTGGCACGAGTCCCGGAGGACTTTCAAGCCAAAGCAGACCT TCTCCGTGGAGGACATCGAGTCCCTGCGCCACGGCCGCCTTTCGGAGGGCCTCCAGAAGTACACGCACCCCAGCGCAGAGGACCGCTGTTTCTCCATCCTCTTCAAAGACCACCACAAGCACCTGGACCTGATGGCCGCCTCGGCAGAGGACGCCAGGAGGTGGGTCAGCGGCCTGGAGAAGTTGGTCAGCAACATGAGGAGCCTCAGCCGGCAGACGAAGAGCGAGCA CTGGATTTTCAACTGCATGCGAAAAGCGGATAAGAATGAGGACAACAAGATGACCTTGAAGGAGCTGAAGCACTTCTTGCGGCAGATCAACGTGGAAGTGGACGACACGTATGCAGAGGAACTCTTCAAG AAATGTGACAAGTCCAAGTCGGGCTCGCTGGAAGGCCCGGAGATCAAGCACTACTACGACCTGCTGACGCACCGGGAGGAGATCGACGTGATGTTCAAGAAGTACGCCAACTCCGAGGGCCACATGAGCGCCCGCGACCTCCTCACCTTCCTGCTCACCGAGCAGAGGGAGCAGGTCGGCCTGGGCCATGCCGTCACACTCATCAACAAGTACGAGATGGATGAGACAG CCAAGCAGACGCAGCACATGACCAAAGATGGCTTCCTGATGTACATGCACCACGAGGACGGGGCGGTGCTGAACCCGGCCCACAGTGCAGTGCACCAGGACATGGGCCAGCCCCTCAACCACTActacatctcctcctcccacaaCACCTACCTGACCGCAGACCAGCTGAAGGGGCCCAGCAGCACCGAGGCCTACATACG GGCCCTGATGAAGGGCTGTCGCTGCGTGGAGCTCGACTGTTGGGACGGGTCGAGCGGGGAGCCCGTCATCTACCATGGCTACACCCTCACATCCAAAGTGCTCTTCAGAGATGTCATCAAGGCCATCAAAGACTACGCCTTCAAA aCCTCAGAGTACCCGGTGATCCTTTCCCTGGAGAACCACTGCACGGTGCCCCAGCAGAAGCTGATGGCCCACCACATGGCCTCCATCCTGGGGGAGGCGCTGGTCACCACACCCGTCTCCAGCACCATGCCCACCCGCTTCCCCTCCCCCGAG GAGCTGAAGGGAAAGTTCCTCATCAAAGGAAAACGTCTGAACAAACTGAACGCCGTGTTCAGCAACAACAACTCGGCTGAGGTGGACAGCGTGTCAGAGGAGGACGAGGCCGGCGACAGCAAGGAGAACGGAGACAAGGCCAAGCCAAAG AAGGCCAAGATCCAGCTGGCAAAGGAGCTGTCCGACATGGTCCTCTACTGCCGGAGTGTCCACTTCGGTGGCTTCGAGCACGCCAAGGACTCGCAGGCCTTCTACGAGATGTCCTCCCTGAAGGAGAGCAAGGCCTTCAGCCTGGCAGACACCTCCG GCCCCGCCTTTCTCCATCACAACATGGACAAGCTGACCAGGATATACCCGGCAGGCTCTAGGACCGACTCATCCAACTACAACCCTGTGCCCATGTGGAACACGGGATGCCAGATCG TGGCGCTCAACTTCCAGACAACCGGCAAGGAGATGGACCTGAACCAGGGCCGCTTCCTGGCCAACGGCGGGTGTGGCTACGCCCTGAAGCCCGAGTTCCAGAGGGACCCCTCGTCCCAGATGAACCCCAGCTCCCTCTCCAAGGGGCCCTGGCTGCAGAAGAAGATGTTCCACGTCATG GTGATCTCCGCCCAGCAGTTGCCCAAAGTGAACAAGGAGAAGCACAAGTCCATCGTGGACCCGCtggtcagggtggaggtgtgtggtgtGGACGCTGACAACGCCAGCAAGGAGACCAATCACATTGAAAACAATG GCTTCAACCCCATGTGGAACGAGAGCTTCAGGTTCCTGGTCCACGTCCCTGAGCTGGCCATGGTGCGCTTCCTGGTGGAGGACTACGACTCCACGTCCCAGAATGACCTGGTTGGCCAGTACTGCCTCCCCCTGACAAGCGTCCAGAACG GATATCGTCACGTTCCCCTACTGACCAAGAGAGGGGACGTCATCTCCTCTGCTGGGCTGTTTGTCCACCTCATGCTGCTGGACACCAAGTAG
- the plcd1a gene encoding 1-phosphatidylinositol 4,5-bisphosphate phosphodiesterase delta-1a isoform X2 — MPCLHKFQMRTKSEELLFQEQLKQVAMENGRRLGLEGDGDLKFLLTGGTLVKVRSTSWQKSRYYKLQEDCKTMWHESRRTFKPKQTFSVEDIESLRHGRLSEGLQKYTHPSAEDRCFSILFKDHHKHLDLMAASAEDARRWVSGLEKLVSNMRSLSRQTKSEHWIFNCMRKADKNEDNKMTLKELKHFLRQINVEVDDTYAEELFKKCDKSKSGSLEGPEIKHYYDLLTHREEIDVMFKKYANSEGHMSARDLLTFLLTEQREQVGLGHAVTLINKYEMDETAKQTQHMTKDGFLMYMHHEDGAVLNPAHSAVHQDMGQPLNHYYISSSHNTYLTADQLKGPSSTEAYIRALMKGCRCVELDCWDGSSGEPVIYHGYTLTSKVLFRDVIKAIKDYAFKTSEYPVILSLENHCTVPQQKLMAHHMASILGEALVTTPVSSTMPTRFPSPEELKGKFLIKGKRLNKLNAVFSNNNSAEVDSVSEEDEAGDSKENGDKAKPKKAKIQLAKELSDMVLYCRSVHFGGFEHAKDSQAFYEMSSLKESKAFSLADTSGPAFLHHNMDKLTRIYPAGSRTDSSNYNPVPMWNTGCQIVALNFQTTGKEMDLNQGRFLANGGCGYALKPEFQRDPSSQMNPSSLSKGPWLQKKMFHVMVISAQQLPKVNKEKHKSIVDPLVRVEVCGVDADNASKETNHIENNGFNPMWNESFRFLVHVPELAMVRFLVEDYDSTSQNDLVGQYCLPLTSVQNGYRHVPLLTKRGDVISSAGLFVHLMLLDTK, encoded by the exons ATGCCTTGTTTGCACAAATTCCAAATGCGGACTAAATCAGAGGAACTTCTATTTCAAGAACAACTGAAACAAGTGGCAATGGAGAACGGGAGGCGGCTGG GcctggagggagacggggaccTGAAGTTCCTTCTGACAGGTGGGACCCTGGTTAAGGTCCGCTCCACGTCCTGGCAAAAGAGCCGCTACTACAAGCTCCAGGAGGACTGCAAGACCATGTGGCACGAGTCCCGGAGGACTTTCAAGCCAAAGCAGACCT TCTCCGTGGAGGACATCGAGTCCCTGCGCCACGGCCGCCTTTCGGAGGGCCTCCAGAAGTACACGCACCCCAGCGCAGAGGACCGCTGTTTCTCCATCCTCTTCAAAGACCACCACAAGCACCTGGACCTGATGGCCGCCTCGGCAGAGGACGCCAGGAGGTGGGTCAGCGGCCTGGAGAAGTTGGTCAGCAACATGAGGAGCCTCAGCCGGCAGACGAAGAGCGAGCA CTGGATTTTCAACTGCATGCGAAAAGCGGATAAGAATGAGGACAACAAGATGACCTTGAAGGAGCTGAAGCACTTCTTGCGGCAGATCAACGTGGAAGTGGACGACACGTATGCAGAGGAACTCTTCAAG AAATGTGACAAGTCCAAGTCGGGCTCGCTGGAAGGCCCGGAGATCAAGCACTACTACGACCTGCTGACGCACCGGGAGGAGATCGACGTGATGTTCAAGAAGTACGCCAACTCCGAGGGCCACATGAGCGCCCGCGACCTCCTCACCTTCCTGCTCACCGAGCAGAGGGAGCAGGTCGGCCTGGGCCATGCCGTCACACTCATCAACAAGTACGAGATGGATGAGACAG CCAAGCAGACGCAGCACATGACCAAAGATGGCTTCCTGATGTACATGCACCACGAGGACGGGGCGGTGCTGAACCCGGCCCACAGTGCAGTGCACCAGGACATGGGCCAGCCCCTCAACCACTActacatctcctcctcccacaaCACCTACCTGACCGCAGACCAGCTGAAGGGGCCCAGCAGCACCGAGGCCTACATACG GGCCCTGATGAAGGGCTGTCGCTGCGTGGAGCTCGACTGTTGGGACGGGTCGAGCGGGGAGCCCGTCATCTACCATGGCTACACCCTCACATCCAAAGTGCTCTTCAGAGATGTCATCAAGGCCATCAAAGACTACGCCTTCAAA aCCTCAGAGTACCCGGTGATCCTTTCCCTGGAGAACCACTGCACGGTGCCCCAGCAGAAGCTGATGGCCCACCACATGGCCTCCATCCTGGGGGAGGCGCTGGTCACCACACCCGTCTCCAGCACCATGCCCACCCGCTTCCCCTCCCCCGAG GAGCTGAAGGGAAAGTTCCTCATCAAAGGAAAACGTCTGAACAAACTGAACGCCGTGTTCAGCAACAACAACTCGGCTGAGGTGGACAGCGTGTCAGAGGAGGACGAGGCCGGCGACAGCAAGGAGAACGGAGACAAGGCCAAGCCAAAG AAGGCCAAGATCCAGCTGGCAAAGGAGCTGTCCGACATGGTCCTCTACTGCCGGAGTGTCCACTTCGGTGGCTTCGAGCACGCCAAGGACTCGCAGGCCTTCTACGAGATGTCCTCCCTGAAGGAGAGCAAGGCCTTCAGCCTGGCAGACACCTCCG GCCCCGCCTTTCTCCATCACAACATGGACAAGCTGACCAGGATATACCCGGCAGGCTCTAGGACCGACTCATCCAACTACAACCCTGTGCCCATGTGGAACACGGGATGCCAGATCG TGGCGCTCAACTTCCAGACAACCGGCAAGGAGATGGACCTGAACCAGGGCCGCTTCCTGGCCAACGGCGGGTGTGGCTACGCCCTGAAGCCCGAGTTCCAGAGGGACCCCTCGTCCCAGATGAACCCCAGCTCCCTCTCCAAGGGGCCCTGGCTGCAGAAGAAGATGTTCCACGTCATG GTGATCTCCGCCCAGCAGTTGCCCAAAGTGAACAAGGAGAAGCACAAGTCCATCGTGGACCCGCtggtcagggtggaggtgtgtggtgtGGACGCTGACAACGCCAGCAAGGAGACCAATCACATTGAAAACAATG GCTTCAACCCCATGTGGAACGAGAGCTTCAGGTTCCTGGTCCACGTCCCTGAGCTGGCCATGGTGCGCTTCCTGGTGGAGGACTACGACTCCACGTCCCAGAATGACCTGGTTGGCCAGTACTGCCTCCCCCTGACAAGCGTCCAGAACG GATATCGTCACGTTCCCCTACTGACCAAGAGAGGGGACGTCATCTCCTCTGCTGGGCTGTTTGTCCACCTCATGCTGCTGGACACCAAGTAG